The Halobacteria archaeon AArc-dxtr1 region GCGTCGGGAAAGCGGGCCGTGCGAACGAGCGTCGTCGCCGGATCGCCGAGCAAGTAGTCGACGTGCCAGTGTCTGGTGTCGCGATCACCACGTGCCAGTTCCCGATGTCGGTCGACCCTGGCGAAGCCGCCCGGGCCGTGTGCGCTGCCGACGTAGGCGTAGGTTCCGGCGGCGAACTCGCGGGTACCGAGCGCGCCGACCTCGATCGATCCCGACCGAGAGCGGTCGATCAGGAGGACGTAGGTGCCGCCCATACCGACGGCATCTCGTGACGTGGTGAAAACGAAATCGATTGGGGGCGACGGAAGTCAGTCCGTGGACAGTATATGGACGGCCGCGAACGGCGTCGGGATAGTATCTGAAACGAGAGTTCTCGGTTTGGTTAGTACGTGTGCGTATTGCCCGAACCTCTATTCAGACACCACTGACGTACTCCAACGGCCTCATCGAGAATAGCGAGTCGCCTGTACGACCTCACAACTCGATTGGTTCGTCGAGATCCGGATCGGTATCGATGATCGCAGAGAGATGGGGCTGTAGCTGGTCAAATTGTTCCGTTGGTTCTACGAGTTTCCGTTCCGAATCGTAGTCGATGACGCCTGCCGATTCTAACTTTGGAATGTGCGTGTGGGATAGCGAGATCCGAATTTCCGTTAGCACCTCTTCAGACGCGTGGATAACTGGCGTCTGATGATTATAGGTGAGAATCGTTCCCCGGAGGTCGTTCACCGTCAACGAACGCTGCTCTTCTGCAAGTACCGCGAGGATGATGCGACGAACCTCCTCTCTACACAAGTCGAGCACCGTGTCGAACGCGATGGACCTCTCTGTCATTGGACCATCTTCGAAAACCGACCCAAATCACTCTCACTTTTTAGTACCCAACACGCTTTTAACTCCTCTATCGAGAGGGAGCCGATACCTCGGATAGTGTGTTCCCGAGGATGTGTTTGATTCCGCGCCGAAGTCTGGAGGCGACGGCCTGTTGGGTGATACCGAGTTCGTCGCCGATCTCTTCCATCGTTGCCTCGCGCGGGGATTCGAAGTAGCCGCGCTCGTAGGCGAGTACCAAGGCTTCCTGTTGGGTATCGGTGAGAGCCGCCTCGGTAGCCGTCTCAACCGGCGTGAGCGCGTGTAGCTCCGTAAGCGTGATCGGGATGCCCACCTCCCGACACCGAGATTGAAAGTCAGCAATATCGTCACGGGTGTCTCCACGAATATCGAACGTCCACTGCGTGTCCGTCCCGACGGCTTTGATGAGCGCGATCTGCGTCTCCGTCAGCGTGGTCAACACGTCGTCGTAATCTAACGCCCACTCGACGCGCAACAGATGCTCATCTTCGACGGCGTCGATGGACTGGATTTCCTTCACGCCGGGATGCTCCGAAAACGCCCCTTCGACATCCTCAACGTCGGTTCCCCGCACCCAGAAGTAGGGGATCACCACGTCTCGGGCGGGGATGATCCGCTCCAGTTCGACCGATACATCCGGCAATTGCTCAAACACCGTTCCCAGCGGGAACTCGTTGGATGGAACCGTAAAGGAAGCCTCTGTAGCCATCGTCCAATCCGTGGTTCCCTGAGCGTAAATACCACTACGGAGTTATGCAACTGAGTCACGGGAAAATTTCGCGTTTCGTGTTCGGCACCGATTCGCTCTGTCTTTGCCTGTACTGATCACGCGCATGCATGGCGACGCCGTGTGCGCTCGATGTCAATTGAAATACCAGCCAAGAAGTTGCATGGGTGAGAGTGGTTCTCGAAGGCTCACTTATTATAGCTCCCGTAAGAAAGGAGGAGTATGTTCGAGAAGTCGACGTGGATTCGGCTACCGCGAAACGTCGTCGTCGGTCACGGCGTCAGAAGCCAGGTTCGCGAGGTGATCGAGGATCTCCACCTGCAGGGACGCCCGTTGTTCGTGACCAGCCCGACTCCACGGGAGATCGCCGCAGATCCGATCGCCGCCGACTTCGAGGCGGCGGGCATCGACCCCGCAATCGTCACGATCGAACGGGCGACGTTCGACGCCGTCGAGGAAGTCATCGAGGTCGCGACCGAAGCCGACGTCTCCTATCTGGTCGGCATCGGCGGCGGGAAAGCGATCGACATCGCGAAGATGGCGAGCGATCACCTCGACATGGGATTTTGCTCGGTGCCGACGGCGGCCAGTCACGACGGAATCGTGAGCAATCGGGGGTCGGTTCCGGACGGCGACACCCGCCACAGCGTCGCGGCCGAGCCGCCGCTTGCCGTCGTCGCCGACACCGAACTCCTCGCGGAGGCGCCCTGGGAACTGACGACGGCTGGCTGTGCCGATATCATCTCGAACTACACCGCCGTCATGGACTGGCGTCTCGCCCGGCGGCTCCAGAACGTCGAGTACTCCGAGTACGCCGCGGCGCTCTCGGAGATGACCGCCGAAATTCTGGTCGACAACGCAGAGCACGTCCGGCCCGGACTCGAGGAATCGGCCTGGATCGTCACGAAGGCGCTCATGTCCTCGGGCGTCGCGATGAGCATCGCGGGCTCCTCGCGACCCGCAAGTGGCGCCGAACACCTCTTTTCCCACCAGCTCGATCGGCTGGCACCCGGCACGGCCTTACACGGGCACCAGGTCGGCGTCGGCTCGATCATGACCGCCTACCTCCACGGCGGAGAGCGTGGTATCTGGAAAGATATCCGGAACGCCCTCGCCAGCATCGACGCGCCGACGACCGCCGCCGAGCTGGGGATCGACGACGAGACGGTCATCGAGGCGCTGACCACGTGTCATGCCATCCGCGATCGGTACACGATCCTGGGCGACGGCATGAACGAGCGCGCCGCCCGCGAGGTCGCCGAGAAGACCGGCGTCATCGGGTGACGAAGCGCCGAGTCCCGCCGCGGGGCTACTTCCGACGGTCCGAGAGATAGTTTCGCGCACTTGCGAGCCATTGCCGCCAGACGCGGGGATCGAGCACGTACAGGAGACCGTGTAAGACGACGACGATCCAGAACCGAATCCGAGAACCGATTCGTCGGGCGTGGTCCGAGTGGCGCGCTACTGGAATCGTGATCGCGACCGCCGTGAGGAGACCGATCCCGCCACCGGCGGTGTACACCGAGAGCAGTGGAAAGTACTCGAACGTGGCGACCAGCGGCGCGAGCGCCATGAGGACGAGTCCGCCCCTCACAGCAATCGGGCGCACTGCAGCTGAGAACGAAGGGGCCGAGACGAGTCGCCTGCCGAGGATGATGACCTGCCAGCCGGCGAAGGCTCCCAGTGAGGCAGAGAGAACGAAGACGGCGTCTTCGTCCACCTCGCTCGTGACAAGGAAAAAGACGCCACAGATGATGGCCATCCCCAACGTGACCGTCGTCCGGTCACTCGGCATCCGCCTGATCAGTTCCCGCGCGGTTAGCAACACGAGGAACCCGACTCCAACGCCGACGACGACGTCGACGAGGTAGTGGACGCCGAGGGCGAGTCGCGTGAAACAAACCGTGGTGACGATCGCGGCGGCGGTGGCGAACCGCGCCCGTTTCGAGCCGATCGAGAGAACGTACGCCAATCCGAAGTAGACGATGGTGGTATTGACGGCGTGACCGCTGGGAAACCCGTAGCCACTTGCCATCGCGGTGGCCTCGTACAGCGGCTGGATCAGCGTCGGCAACACCTCGGGATCGAGCAGCGGATCGTCGGGCCGGGGAAATTCGAAGTGTTCCTTCAGTCCCTTGTAGAACCCCATTCCGGCGAGCCAGACGCCGCCGACCATCGCGATCTCGTCTCGCTTGGGCGTGTGGGCCCAGTAGAGGACGGCGAGTAGGAGCCCCAAGAACCAGATATCGCCGAGCTGTGTGAGCAAGGCCACGATAACGGCCAGCCACTCCGGGATGAGTCCCTGTAGGAAATCGACTTCGCCAATACCACGAGACATGCACGATAGTACTCTCAGCACCGAAATAGCCGTTTGGCCGGCTAGTCCCGATCAGACGTGCTCGTCGAGAAAGTCGGCGATCGCGGAGTAGGCCTCGATGCGATTTTCGAGTTTCGAGAAGCCGTGGCCTTCATCCTCGAAGATCAGCTTCCGGACTGGAACGTTCTGCTCACGGGCCTTCTCGACGATCTGCTCGGCTTCACCGACTGGGACGCGAGGGTCGTTCGCGCCGTGGAGGACGAACAGTGGTGCCTCGATACGATCGACGGTGTTGATCGGCGAGATCGACTCGAGAAACTCG contains the following coding sequences:
- a CDS encoding GIY-YIG nuclease family protein, encoding MGGTYVLLIDRSRSGSIEVGALGTREFAAGTYAYVGSAHGPGGFARVDRHRELARGDRDTRHWHVDYLLGDPATTLVRTARFPDADRECELAASLPGEQVRGFGASDCDCDGHLLETDESELLAAAGDHGGVFDSTG
- a CDS encoding NAD(P)-dependent glycerol-1-phosphate dehydrogenase, which gives rise to MFEKSTWIRLPRNVVVGHGVRSQVREVIEDLHLQGRPLFVTSPTPREIAADPIAADFEAAGIDPAIVTIERATFDAVEEVIEVATEADVSYLVGIGGGKAIDIAKMASDHLDMGFCSVPTAASHDGIVSNRGSVPDGDTRHSVAAEPPLAVVADTELLAEAPWELTTAGCADIISNYTAVMDWRLARRLQNVEYSEYAAALSEMTAEILVDNAEHVRPGLEESAWIVTKALMSSGVAMSIAGSSRPASGAEHLFSHQLDRLAPGTALHGHQVGVGSIMTAYLHGGERGIWKDIRNALASIDAPTTAAELGIDDETVIEALTTCHAIRDRYTILGDGMNERAAREVAEKTGVIG
- a CDS encoding helix-turn-helix domain-containing protein, whose product is MATEASFTVPSNEFPLGTVFEQLPDVSVELERIIPARDVVIPYFWVRGTDVEDVEGAFSEHPGVKEIQSIDAVEDEHLLRVEWALDYDDVLTTLTETQIALIKAVGTDTQWTFDIRGDTRDDIADFQSRCREVGIPITLTELHALTPVETATEAALTDTQQEALVLAYERGYFESPREATMEEIGDELGITQQAVASRLRRGIKHILGNTLSEVSAPSR
- a CDS encoding phosphatase PAP2 family protein, with translation MSRGIGEVDFLQGLIPEWLAVIVALLTQLGDIWFLGLLLAVLYWAHTPKRDEIAMVGGVWLAGMGFYKGLKEHFEFPRPDDPLLDPEVLPTLIQPLYEATAMASGYGFPSGHAVNTTIVYFGLAYVLSIGSKRARFATAAAIVTTVCFTRLALGVHYLVDVVVGVGVGFLVLLTARELIRRMPSDRTTVTLGMAIICGVFFLVTSEVDEDAVFVLSASLGAFAGWQVIILGRRLVSAPSFSAAVRPIAVRGGLVLMALAPLVATFEYFPLLSVYTAGGGIGLLTAVAITIPVARHSDHARRIGSRIRFWIVVVLHGLLYVLDPRVWRQWLASARNYLSDRRK